The Apis mellifera strain DH4 linkage group LG3, Amel_HAv3.1, whole genome shotgun sequence genome includes the window TCAGGTACGCAAAGATTTGTCGTAGTCGTATTACTACACTACTAATCAAGTAAGTTGTACTTCCTCGGGCATTTGACGACAGAGTGCTCTAAAGTAAAAAGTCATCTCTGTTCTGCTTTTTAAGCTCGACatatgataagaaaatattttgaatatttgtaaaaagaaattatatttatatataatttaatatatattatttaatatatataatttaatatatttatatataatttaatataattaaatatttatataattatattttataatatcatttaatttggatttattttcaatattgaaatttaacataataaaataaaatttgtaatttaacatattttatgtatatatatgtatgtatgtatgtatgtctatatattttgatatattttttaaaatatgttaaaaatttttttttctttgaaaatttaattaaatagcaattttaataaaacacaacgttattaaaatactaattttttaatagaagataataataattttaatgttccaaaaattataaaaattttcaattatattttaattatttttgaatattcaaaaaattgattattttatttttatagaatttaaaataactataattatatttgtttaataaaattatttatatttaaattatttttcattaaaattggatttttcaacaaaacaggatattcattttatataattcaagtgatgacaatttcttatatatatatgtttctttttatatttactttttaatttaattcaaataaagctatattttattaattaatgctaTTATTGCTATTGTTTAAGTACtacgttatttaaatattgctatgttattcaaataatttttaattattaattaaaaataccaaagtttgatattaaaatgttttttgaattctttaattttataatgtttatttacataataatatattgtataataacatattgttatgtgtacttttaattaaataaatgtttcacgTTCGTCGATAATGACATGTTTATCGGTCGGgctattatgtaaattattaatcagaaattttcaaacatataatataatcgattaaatttactCGTATCCTGTTGTATCGTTGAATACGCGAATTTTTTCACGGTCGTTGACCAGACAACTCCACCGAtctgcaaagaaaaaaatactttgcATTCTTTGGTAAACATGTTTCTTTATTCGACTATCGTACTTCATTTTAGAATTTGTTGATCTTCAGATCTGATAAAAAGTCTGACCTATGAACCTATTTTATCTTCTCTTGATTTTCATGTatacataatatgtatttttagagaatcaatttcaaaaatgaactaaaaatagaaagatgtttttaaaaaatttcttaaaaataaatttttaataatatataattaatattttttctcttttatttacaatagacattaaattattatcaaaaaattatttaataattcttataataattacaatatattttaattttattcatacttCATAATAatgttctttaatatttatttaattttcttattaattttctttaattaattaatatttcttctatcatCCCACataattgaaaacaatttttaatttatatttaacatatcatATGCATAAGTATTATTTCTTCCCTAAGCAAtattattgagaaattaatgtgtattgtataaaatatgtatttataaaataaaaatgcattatGTAAAACGATATTAAAGAATCAATAAGTTTTAGTGACCTGTTTTATAGtgaatttaaaatacgaatgtattatttatgttatgtattatttatgctATAAATGctatcattttattcaaagttttctgatattattcaactttgcgaatagaaaatttataaaaaaaaaattttatttattatttattaatatacttaaaaacattatagtttagtataaaaaatgtgttttataattctaaattaagaaaaaaaaatatatttttctggaaaaaaataggaatttcaaaatataaaagtacaaaaaattattaatgttttataaaatatttaataaaaaaaaataaaattaattttaactaatatttcgtaaaaaattcttaatttttttaatattttagaaaaattataataaaaatataaaaaattgttatttaatattcttattttaaacaatatattaaaaatagatataaaatcataGTTATTgctttacaaataataataattataaaatagatataatatattattatattaataataaatttatttctatgtttgagtgaaattttatatagctCATAATCCTTTATTCTTAGAATCTTACATGTGATCCCCACTCTATAAGAAATTTCAGCAGGAGATTTAAATATCTTCGAAACTGTTAAACAGAGACCAGTAGTCGGGCGTCATGGATACGAGATAACCACGATTAAttcctaaaaatttattagtgtttatcagtaattaaaaaattgaatagtgATGAAACTCATGAAAAATGAGTTTTAATTTAGatgagttttaattttataattttgtttcaaataatgaatatgaatttaataaaaatcaataaatataaatacgatattttaaaaaaattcaatgataacaattaaaaataagtttcagtgaatataaaattagtgaatttataaaaagttaaataaatgttatataaaaagaattgcataagtatataagtatataataaaatttcaatcttttttaattgcattttattataattcttgttcgattattatataaatttataattgatatataagaatttgatatatttcaaaaaatactactactattctttgttaatatatatatatatatacatatatatataatataattatttctctaatATCAGCAACGTttcaattatctatttaatatacaatttatattataaaataattgttcaagTAATATCAAGGTAAATTGTACGAACAATTTACATTAATCgctcgatattatattaatattgatgttattataattaattgaaaataagaatatagtGAATTATGAAACGAAGGAATTCTCATGAAAGAAAGTGGAAACCTGCAGCGGAGGGGTAAACGGCTTCTAGATAACGGCATAGTAAACGGTATTCGATCTTCTTCTTCACGTGTATACCAGTGTTTTATAATCGGCGTATAACTTgaacattttctataaattcatCTCTTTCTAATTcaacattttctattatatttctggTTATGATCAGAAATCACAATAAATAGTATGTATATAAAGATACTGAAAAATATGACTGTATTTGCtgtgagaaaattataatggttatgttattacaaaaaatatatgaattagtATTAATGccataatcataaaaaaaattgtatcattattttgAACTATCACCAGTGTTATCATTGGATTGGATTCAAGTTATCAAGCATGActccagaaaaagaaaacaagaggtattaaacgatttatttttcaatgaagtTATGTCTGAGATTGAGCAAAAAGCGATTCGTttgcaaaataaaagtttcaaatttaatataaactttgtAACGTGTGTTTTTGAATGTAAACTAATACCGGTATCATTGGTGTTTCTTGTgcttatcatttaaattcgcATTAACGGTAGATAAAGaagaatcatttataaattaagaaaatgaatcttgcgcaaaatattttgaaaagcgGCAAATCCGTAAGTCTTTCCAGCAATGTCATCGCGTTGAAATATAATGTACCTGGTTGCGGTTACGCAGGCGCATCGCAGACATCAAGAATCGATGATTTATCCGATATCTCGAAATCCACAGATGGCGGGAATCGATCGAAGATAGAAATCACGGAGAAATTACGTGACAGAAATTATGGTACTGTAGCGGTAGCAACTAGCGAAAGTATTTTACAGGAAATGCCAGAACCGCGAGGAATACCTGTGTTTGGAAcacttttttcattcattttatctGGAGGTCCAAAAAAACAACACGAGTACGTTGATAAAAGGCACAAAGAACTGGGTCCCGTTTACAAAGAACGTATAGGACCAACCACGGCAGTTTTTGTAAATTCAATTCAtgaatttcgtaaaatttttcgacTTGAAGGGTCAACACCAAAACATTTCCTACCAGAAGCTTGGACACTTTACAATGAGATACGGAAATGTCGTCGCGGTTTGCTATTCATGTAcattaactttaaatatttttctataaaatacaaaaatatatttatagtttaaatgaaaaaaatttaaacttttatttttgaatttttatatatttttatgataggAATGGCGAAGAATGGGTATATTTTCGTAAGATTTTAAACAAAGTAATGTTATTACCAGATCCAACAAATTTAATGATTGCACCATGTCAAGAGGTAGCCATAGAACTTAAACGAAAATGGCAAAAACAAATTAAGACCAATAACATTATATCGAATTTACAAGTTCAACTTTATCAGTGGTCTATAGAGGgtataatatatgcataataagttatttcatgccgaaaaatgtaataataaacagTGTCCATAGAagcacatttttattttacagctATGATGGCCACGTTGATGGGATCGTACTGGTATTCTTACAAACATCAATTGTCCCgagatttcgaaatattgGCAGAAACATtgcatgaaatatttgaatattcagctaaattatctataataccAGTTAAATTAGCTATGAATTTACGTTTACctgtttggaaaaaatttgttgcatCTGCTGATACAGCTTTCGAAATTGTTCGAATGTTAGTACCAGAAATGGCTAAATTAGGTGGTAAtggtttattaaagaaaatgatggATGAAGGTATTCGAGCCGAAGACGCAATCTGCATTGTTACCGATTTTATTTTAGCAGCTGGTGATACGGTTAGATCAGAGTGTAActattttatgaaacaaaaatttatatttgaaatttataaaaataattatttatatttgaaacaaattattatatatattataaatatattatatattttatttaaatttaaaataaataaaatagaaaatttaataaaattaaattaaatttcaaaagttaaatatttatatagtttatttatattatttatttgttaataattaaaaaaattaattttgtattttatgttCAGACGGCGACAACTTTGCAGTggatattattgttgttatgtAATCATCCtgaaaaacaagaagaattatttaaacactTAAAAGATCTTTCTCAAGAAGATATATTAAGATTACCGTTATTAAAAGGTATAATCAAAGAATCTCTTCGATTATATCCTATAGCTCCATTTATATCTAGGTATTTACCGGAAGATAGTGTGATTGGTAATTATTTTGTGCCAAAAGGggtaaatgaatttatattatattttatttataatgaacatattaataaataatgaaaaagaaattaaaagtcaTTATAAAggcattgtattatattataaagttatattatattttattataggaaTTACTTGTCTTATCACTTTATTCGAGCGGTCGTGATGCTGCTAATTTTCCACAACCAAACGAATTCCGTCCAGAAAGATGGATTAGAACGCAAAAAGGTATTTATCAAGGCGTAGTACATCCACATGCAAGTTTACCATTCGCTTTAGGCGCTAGAAGTTGTATTGGTCGAAAATTAGCAGAAATACAAATATCGTTTGCATTAGCAGAGGTgcgtaaataattatgtattaatatatattaagaattgatAAACTTATTTGatgatatgattttattttaaaaattgcagttaattaaatcatttaaaatagaatgtataaataagaatcaagtaaaattaattttacatttgattTCTGTACCATcgcaatcaataaaattaaaattgatggaGAGAAATTAGCTAATATAAagtgaaatatcatttaatcaattgtaaaaatagtaaaatacttttttattgtttatttttttatttccttctatgcaataatattttatccatatacatttatattgaataaaatacaaatattttttctattgtacatacatatatatgtgtaaattaattatttatgttacaattattaacatttaaatatatatttttaattaaatgacatttataaattgtatacttattaatatttatcaattctaaatcttacaataaattcataaagcaTAATCGAAGTAGAGAAtgagtaaaatattttgttatataaaaatttcattaagcgtttcaaatttagaaagtatagattaaataattaaaataatgttattaaatattacaattatgtacaattaatttattattaacgttgGCACAAAACGttgtttatgattttttttatttcgtctaaaaattcatgaaaattatcGGTACtagaaaaatcttgaaatgCTTGAACTCTTTCAGATTTTGTCATTGAAGCTGTCAGAAATCTCTTTACGCAACAAGATTTTAGTTCGTGACATGAATTCATTCTCGCCCAATTCCACGCTTtactcaaatttttataattcaatttagatATAGAACTTTCTGTAAGAATATCTGATAT containing:
- the LOC411893 gene encoding cytochrome P450 315a1, mitochondrial isoform X4, coding for MNLAQNILKSGKSVSLSSNVIALKYNVPGCGYAGASQTSRIDDLSDISKSTDGGNRSKIEITEKLRDRNYGTVAVATSESILQEMPEPRGIPVFGTLFSFILSGGPKKQHEYVDKRHKELGPVYKERIGPTTAVFVNSIHEFRKIFRLEGSTPKHFLPEAWTLYNEIRKCRRGLLFMNGEEWVYFRKILNKVMLLPDPTNLMIAPCQEVAIELKRKWQKQIKTNNIISNLQVQLYQWSIEAMMATLMGSYWYSYKHQLSRDFEILAETLHEIFEYSAKLSIIPVKLAMNLRLPVWKKFVASADTAFEIVRMLVPEMAKLGGNGLLKKMMDEGIRAEDAICIVTDFILAAGDTTATTLQWILLLLCNHPEKQEELFKHLKDLSQEDILRLPLLKGIIKESLRLYPIAPFISRYLPEDSVIGITCLITLFERS
- the LOC411893 gene encoding cytochrome P450 315a1, mitochondrial isoform X1, whose amino-acid sequence is MNLAQNILKSGKSVSLSSNVIALKYNVPGCGYAGASQTSRIDDLSDISKSTDGGNRSKIEITEKLRDRNYGTVAVATSESILQEMPEPRGIPVFGTLFSFILSGGPKKQHEYVDKRHKELGPVYKERIGPTTAVFVNSIHEFRKIFRLEGSTPKHFLPEAWTLYNEIRKCRRGLLFMNGEEWVYFRKILNKVMLLPDPTNLMIAPCQEVAIELKRKWQKQIKTNNIISNLQVQLYQWSIEAMMATLMGSYWYSYKHQLSRDFEILAETLHEIFEYSAKLSIIPVKLAMNLRLPVWKKFVASADTAFEIVRMLVPEMAKLGGNGLLKKMMDEGIRAEDAICIVTDFILAAGDTTATTLQWILLLLCNHPEKQEELFKHLKDLSQEDILRLPLLKGIIKESLRLYPIAPFISRYLPEDSVIGNYFVPKGELLVLSLYSSGRDAANFPQPNEFRPERWIRTQKGIYQGVVHPHASLPFALGARSCIGRKLAEIQISFALAELIKSFKIECINKNQVKLILHLISVPSQSIKLKLMERN
- the LOC411893 gene encoding cytochrome P450 315a1, mitochondrial isoform X2 translates to MKESGNLQRRGKRLLDNGIVNVLSLDWIQVIKHDSRKRKQEEMPEPRGIPVFGTLFSFILSGGPKKQHEYVDKRHKELGPVYKERIGPTTAVFVNSIHEFRKIFRLEGSTPKHFLPEAWTLYNEIRKCRRGLLFMNGEEWVYFRKILNKVMLLPDPTNLMIAPCQEVAIELKRKWQKQIKTNNIISNLQVQLYQWSIEAMMATLMGSYWYSYKHQLSRDFEILAETLHEIFEYSAKLSIIPVKLAMNLRLPVWKKFVASADTAFEIVRMLVPEMAKLGGNGLLKKMMDEGIRAEDAICIVTDFILAAGDTTATTLQWILLLLCNHPEKQEELFKHLKDLSQEDILRLPLLKGIIKESLRLYPIAPFISRYLPEDSVIGNYFVPKGELLVLSLYSSGRDAANFPQPNEFRPERWIRTQKGIYQGVVHPHASLPFALGARSCIGRKLAEIQISFALAELIKSFKIECINKNQVKLILHLISVPSQSIKLKLMERN
- the LOC411893 gene encoding cytochrome P450 315a1, mitochondrial isoform X3, which gives rise to MPEPRGIPVFGTLFSFILSGGPKKQHEYVDKRHKELGPVYKERIGPTTAVFVNSIHEFRKIFRLEGSTPKHFLPEAWTLYNEIRKCRRGLLFMNGEEWVYFRKILNKVMLLPDPTNLMIAPCQEVAIELKRKWQKQIKTNNIISNLQVQLYQWSIEAMMATLMGSYWYSYKHQLSRDFEILAETLHEIFEYSAKLSIIPVKLAMNLRLPVWKKFVASADTAFEIVRMLVPEMAKLGGNGLLKKMMDEGIRAEDAICIVTDFILAAGDTTATTLQWILLLLCNHPEKQEELFKHLKDLSQEDILRLPLLKGIIKESLRLYPIAPFISRYLPEDSVIGNYFVPKGELLVLSLYSSGRDAANFPQPNEFRPERWIRTQKGIYQGVVHPHASLPFALGARSCIGRKLAEIQISFALAELIKSFKIECINKNQVKLILHLISVPSQSIKLKLMERN